The sequence TTGATTTTCTTTTGTTTCTGACAAACTATTAAAAAGAATTGATAATTTTCTTGAAAATTTTTGTACTTCACTATCGTTTTTAAATTCTTTATCATCATCTAAAGCTGCTGAAAGCGTCAAAACCATTTCGGAAGCAGAAAAATTGTTTGGAATTGATTTGGAACTTGCATTACTCAATAAACGTTCATCTAAAGAAATTGAAATTGAATTTTCGCCTCTTTTCGAAATTCCTTTATTCATCAATATTAATAGATAATTAAGATTATCTGTTGAACGTTGAGAATTATTATCTAAACTTAAAAATCTACAAGCTGACATTATTGCTGCGATTTTATTTGATTGATTCAAAATTGCTAATGCATTATACGACCCAGGATGATTTGGATTTAAAACAGAAGCTGATTGAATTGCTTCTTTTGCTTTTTCATTTTCTCCTAATCCAGTAAGAGCAATTCCTTTATTGAAATAAAGTTGATAATGATTTGGATACTTTTGAATTCCTTCGTCGTAAATTTTAATTGCCTTTTTAGATTCTTCTAATAAATCTAAAGCGTTTCCGTAAGTTACATACAACATCGTAAGTTCTTCATTTGGATGAAGTTTTAGAGCTCTTTTACAAATCTCAACAGATTCTTTATAATTCTGAGTAGTAACCAAAGTCATCGCTTTTTCTGCTAATGCTAGAAAATTGTCTTTATCAACTTTTAAAGCATCATTGTATTTAGAAATTGCCTGAGTATATTTTCCTTCGTCGTAAAATGCTACGCCTTCTAAAACTAATTCTTTAGCGACCTGAGGATTTTGAGCAAATGCAAATGAAGTAGTAAATAAGATAAAATAAGTAATTTTTTTCATAAGTGTTTTTTGATTTAATTACATATCTAAATATAATAAAAAAAGCTCCTGAAAAATCAAGAGCTTGAATATTAATTTGAATACGAAATCACGTATTTTTTTAAATCGGATTTTAATGTTCGGTGAATCACAAAATAAACAATCACTACATTACAAATCATCAAAGTTAATAAGACGCTTAACTTAATGCTGTTGGTATAAAAATCATAACTTTCTGCATTAAAAGAATTCATCGGCTCAACAAAAAAATTAAAAGCGAAATTGGTGATTACAGCGTTTAACCCGGTTAA comes from Flavobacterium sp. I3-2 and encodes:
- a CDS encoding tetratricopeptide repeat protein; its protein translation is MKKITYFILFTTSFAFAQNPQVAKELVLEGVAFYDEGKYTQAISKYNDALKVDKDNFLALAEKAMTLVTTQNYKESVEICKRALKLHPNEELTMLYVTYGNALDLLEESKKAIKIYDEGIQKYPNHYQLYFNKGIALTGLGENEKAKEAIQSASVLNPNHPGSYNALAILNQSNKIAAIMSACRFLSLDNNSQRSTDNLNYLLILMNKGISKRGENSISISLDERLLSNASSKSIPNNFSASEMVLTLSAALDDDKEFKNDSEVQKFSRKLSILFNSLSETKENQTGYYWEYLAPYFIEMKKQDLVNTFANIAFAANNDKDAIKYLKDNKEKVDAFYKWSNSYQWL